Proteins encoded within one genomic window of Deltaproteobacteria bacterium:
- a CDS encoding acetyl-CoA decarbonylase/synthase complex subunit gamma — protein MALTGIEIFKMLPKTNCKECGFPTCLAFAMSLASGKAELAACPYVSEEAKEKLAEASAPPIRPVKIGMKDAEKTIGGELVMFRHDKTFYNPTLLAELLTTDMSSSDVDAKIDKFSKLQFERVGLNLRPEMFAVKDVSGDAGKFAELVKQVMEKSDAALMLMSDKPEVLKAGAEVAKERRPVLYAATPQNAEDFGNLAKELDLPLVAKADNYDDLAALTSKLTEMGLKDLILDSGSRTLKQALQDQIVIRRAPLTAKFKPFGFPTVTLPCEMTDDPMKETLYAAVFIAKYGGIVVLKDFAPHTVFPLLLERLNIYTDPQRPMIVTQGIYPLNNPDENSPIAITTNFALTYFIVSGEIEGSKVPTWLLIMDTEGLSVMTAWAAGKFVGDAVGMFVKKSGITEKAKTRTLIIPGYAAAISGDLEEELPDWKILIGPREAAHIPAFLKNL, from the coding sequence ATGGCGTTAACTGGAATTGAAATCTTCAAAATGCTTCCCAAAACCAATTGTAAGGAATGTGGCTTCCCCACCTGCCTAGCCTTTGCCATGTCTCTGGCTTCGGGTAAGGCGGAGCTGGCGGCCTGTCCTTATGTATCAGAAGAGGCCAAAGAAAAGCTGGCCGAGGCGTCTGCGCCTCCCATCCGGCCGGTAAAGATTGGCATGAAGGACGCAGAAAAAACCATCGGCGGCGAACTGGTGATGTTTCGCCACGATAAGACCTTTTATAACCCGACTCTTCTGGCCGAACTGCTTACCACCGATATGAGCAGCAGCGATGTTGATGCTAAAATTGACAAATTCAGCAAACTCCAATTTGAGCGGGTCGGCCTCAATCTGCGTCCGGAGATGTTTGCCGTCAAAGATGTGAGCGGCGATGCCGGTAAGTTTGCCGAACTGGTCAAGCAGGTAATGGAGAAAAGCGACGCCGCCCTGATGCTTATGAGCGACAAGCCCGAGGTGTTAAAGGCGGGAGCTGAAGTAGCAAAGGAACGCCGTCCCGTTCTTTACGCGGCCACTCCCCAAAATGCCGAAGACTTTGGTAACTTGGCCAAAGAACTAGATTTACCCTTAGTTGCCAAGGCTGATAACTATGATGATCTGGCCGCTTTAACTTCCAAACTAACTGAGATGGGCCTCAAAGATCTGATCCTGGATTCTGGCAGTCGGACCTTGAAACAGGCCTTACAAGACCAAATCGTCATCCGACGGGCTCCCCTGACCGCCAAATTCAAGCCCTTTGGGTTCCCGACCGTGACCTTGCCCTGTGAGATGACCGACGATCCTATGAAGGAAACCCTTTATGCGGCGGTGTTTATTGCCAAATATGGTGGGATTGTGGTCTTAAAAGACTTTGCGCCTCATACGGTATTCCCCCTGTTGCTGGAGCGGCTCAACATCTATACCGATCCGCAGCGGCCGATGATTGTCACTCAGGGAATCTACCCACTGAATAATCCGGATGAGAATTCGCCCATTGCCATTACCACCAATTTTGCGCTGACTTACTTTATTGTCTCCGGTGAGATCGAAGGCAGCAAGGTGCCCACCTGGTTATTGATCATGGACACCGAAGGATTGTCGGTGATGACCGCTTGGGCCGCGGGTAAATTCGTCGGTGATGCGGTCGGTATGTTTGTCAAAAAATCTGGGATCACCGAAAAGGCCAAGACCCGCACCCTGATCATCCCTGGTTATGCTGCGGCCATTAGCGGAGATTTGGAAGAGGAACTGCCGGATTGGAAGATTCTTATCGGACCGCGGGAAGCGGCCCATATTCCTGCCTTCTTAAAGAATTTGTAA
- a CDS encoding Rne/Rng family ribonuclease — MANELVINISPFEGRAALIENGNVVEIYIERDHGGHLIGNVYKGRVLKVLPGMGAAFVDIGLERSAFLYVADVVEERYDELFPEWTQEAENDIRMSINSQVTSSPAHIEDLLQEGQDVLVQVARPPLSGKGARLTSHITLPGHYLVLMPTVNHIGVSRRIGDDVERARLKEVLLAIKPPECGLIARTASEGASLEKLAGELEFLWQLWNNLLKKKETAPTPALLHRELDISLRVVRDLFTKEVDRLIVDDLAVYDKICSFLETFNPRLKYFVELYQGEEPLFEVYGIEHELQRALGKKVWLKSGGYIIIEPTEALVVIDVNTGRYVGKHNLEETILKTNLEAVKEIAYQLRLRNIGGLIVIDFIDMEKEANREKVYNALRDALKKDRAKTSVLRMSELGLIEMTRQRTRESLHHLLTEPCPYCDEQGFIRSRITVAYDILRELMSEAGSLLGGHIMVEVHPEVAKVLLDEGGQTLESLEQQFNKTITVRSNPELHLEQYGLSVQDS; from the coding sequence ATGGCCAACGAACTGGTCATCAACATATCCCCCTTTGAGGGCCGGGCGGCGCTGATCGAAAACGGCAATGTGGTGGAAATCTACATCGAGCGAGATCATGGCGGTCATCTGATCGGCAATGTTTATAAAGGCCGGGTACTGAAGGTATTGCCTGGCATGGGAGCCGCCTTTGTGGATATCGGGCTGGAACGCTCCGCCTTTTTATATGTGGCGGATGTGGTAGAAGAGCGCTACGATGAGCTTTTCCCGGAATGGACCCAAGAGGCCGAAAACGATATCCGGATGTCAATTAATAGTCAGGTAACCTCATCCCCGGCCCATATCGAAGATCTGCTCCAGGAAGGCCAGGATGTTCTGGTCCAGGTGGCCCGACCGCCTCTGAGCGGCAAGGGTGCCCGCCTCACCTCCCACATCACTCTGCCCGGACATTATCTGGTTCTGATGCCCACTGTTAACCATATCGGGGTTTCTCGTCGCATCGGTGACGACGTTGAACGGGCCAGGCTCAAAGAGGTGCTGTTGGCCATTAAGCCTCCGGAATGTGGACTCATCGCCCGGACCGCCAGTGAAGGGGCCAGCCTGGAAAAATTGGCCGGCGAACTGGAGTTCCTCTGGCAATTGTGGAATAATCTCTTGAAGAAAAAGGAGACCGCCCCCACCCCGGCCTTATTACACCGGGAACTGGACATCAGCCTGCGGGTGGTGCGGGATCTATTTACCAAGGAAGTCGACCGCCTGATCGTCGATGATCTGGCGGTCTATGATAAGATTTGCTCTTTTTTGGAGACCTTTAATCCCCGCTTGAAATATTTTGTGGAATTGTATCAGGGAGAAGAGCCGCTATTTGAGGTTTACGGCATTGAGCACGAATTACAGCGGGCCCTTGGAAAAAAAGTCTGGCTCAAATCAGGAGGCTATATCATTATTGAGCCTACCGAGGCCTTGGTGGTCATCGATGTCAACACCGGGCGTTATGTGGGCAAACATAATCTGGAAGAGACTATACTGAAGACAAATCTGGAAGCCGTCAAGGAGATCGCTTATCAATTGCGGCTCCGCAATATCGGTGGCCTTATCGTCATCGACTTCATCGACATGGAGAAGGAAGCTAACCGGGAGAAGGTTTACAATGCCCTGCGGGACGCCCTGAAAAAGGACCGGGCCAAAACCAGCGTGCTGCGCATGTCGGAACTGGGATTGATCGAAATGACCCGGCAACGCACCCGGGAAAGCCTCCACCATCTATTGACTGAACCCTGCCCTTATTGCGATGAACAGGGCTTCATACGTTCTCGGATTACTGTCGCGTATGATATTTTAAGGGAATTAATGTCGGAAGCCGGGAGTCTGCTCGGAGGACATATTATGGTGGAGGTTCACCCTGAGGTGGCCAAGGTATTATTAGACGAGGGTGGCCAGACCCTGGAAAGTCTGGAACAACAATTTAACAAAACCATTACCGTGCGCAGCAATCCGGAATTACATCTGGAACAGTACGGACTTAGTGTACAAGATTCCTGA
- a CDS encoding dihydropteroate synthase, whose translation MTQRLIRIGENLNVVTKRYGEAMKNRDKKPIQELVEAEAAKGVDYIDVNIGPARKGGEELMTWIVQTVQEVVPDIPLALDTSNIAAMEAGLKVHKGKALINSIMARPERMDGMMPLVRKYDAYMIGLLWGPEGMPRDEHERGMLTADILAKAAEYDIQNEDIWFDPIVAPLNIQQQQLVANLEFMKMLPDIAPGSLSTCGLSNASNGVPDHLRPIINRTYIVMLQRYGMYSAIVDFEDDELAALTSGQRPEAVEAIYKAMDGEPLKLADYPQDIQHYIKTVRCIMGTSLFSDSWLEI comes from the coding sequence ATGACTCAGCGTCTGATCCGCATCGGTGAGAACCTTAATGTGGTGACCAAACGATACGGCGAGGCGATGAAGAATCGGGATAAAAAACCCATCCAGGAGTTGGTCGAGGCCGAGGCCGCCAAAGGAGTGGATTATATTGATGTTAATATCGGTCCGGCCCGCAAGGGTGGGGAGGAGTTAATGACCTGGATCGTCCAGACGGTCCAAGAGGTAGTTCCCGATATTCCTTTGGCTCTCGATACTTCTAACATCGCCGCGATGGAAGCCGGCCTTAAAGTTCACAAGGGGAAAGCTCTGATCAACTCCATCATGGCTCGCCCGGAGCGCATGGACGGCATGATGCCGCTGGTCAGAAAATATGACGCCTATATGATCGGCCTGCTCTGGGGCCCGGAGGGCATGCCTCGGGATGAACACGAACGGGGGATGTTGACCGCTGATATCCTGGCCAAAGCCGCCGAATACGATATCCAAAATGAAGATATTTGGTTTGATCCGATTGTAGCGCCTTTGAACATTCAGCAACAGCAATTGGTGGCTAACCTAGAATTTATGAAAATGCTGCCGGATATAGCCCCCGGCTCCTTATCCACCTGTGGTCTGTCGAATGCCAGCAATGGCGTTCCCGACCATCTGCGGCCCATCATCAACCGAACCTATATCGTCATGTTGCAGCGTTATGGCATGTATTCGGCGATTGTCGACTTTGAGGATGATGAGTTGGCGGCCCTTACCTCCGGACAACGGCCGGAGGCAGTAGAGGCCATTTATAAAGCCATGGATGGAGAGCCTTTAAAATTGGCGGACTACCCTCAGGACATCCAACATTACATCAAAACCGTGCGTTGTATTATGGGCACGTCGTTGTTTTCCGATTCCTGGTTGGAAATTTAA
- the selB gene encoding selenocysteine-specific translation elongation factor, which translates to MPNPTATDSVLPPIILGTAGHIDHGKTALIKALTGVDTDRLKEEKLRGITIELGFASLTLPNGQLLGIVDVPGHERFVRHMVAGASGMDLVALIIAADEGVMPQTREHLEICQLLKVRQGLVVVTKTDLVDQDWLDLVEEDILKFLRGTFLEHAPLVRFSAVTGQGRDDLLATLSRLSQTVGSKPATGIFRLPIDRVFTIKGFGTVVTGTAISGVLRVGETVMIYPPGLKARVRNLQVHGANVEEARAGARTAINLQGLEKSILERGMVVATPDSLQPSRRLDARLKVLSSAPQPVKNRQRIRLHTGTDEQTAQIIILSQEELKPGEGGFVQFRLTRPLALKPGDRLVIRRLSPALTLGGGQILHVRPPHHRRFQPAVLEGLTLLETGSEADQLRFYLQEAGISGRSGQELAQVINFDLQALNRMLAQLGQQGQIIPYDAESRRYVLATWVQQLKDQIQQQLHEFHQRQPLKMGLPKEELRRKLPPAMDVRLFNYILQELERQQLVVVDRELVRQASHRIVLAEEQENLLQLLENLYQQGGLTPPTLKDTLAVLHTDQSRAQELINLLVAQARLVKVKEGLFFHQQTMAALKHTLVCYLKDRGEISVPQFKELTSTSRKYTIPLLEYFDATRITVRVGDLRRLREGG; encoded by the coding sequence ATGCCTAACCCTACAGCTACAGATTCGGTCCTTCCCCCCATTATTTTGGGCACCGCCGGACATATTGATCATGGCAAAACCGCGCTGATCAAGGCCCTTACCGGAGTGGATACCGACCGCCTCAAAGAAGAGAAGCTACGCGGCATAACCATTGAGTTGGGATTTGCCTCCTTGACGCTGCCCAATGGTCAACTCCTGGGTATTGTTGATGTGCCCGGGCACGAGCGCTTTGTCCGGCACATGGTGGCCGGGGCCTCCGGCATGGACCTGGTGGCCCTGATTATCGCCGCGGACGAGGGGGTTATGCCCCAGACCCGGGAACACCTGGAGATCTGCCAGCTCCTCAAGGTCAGGCAGGGGCTGGTGGTGGTGACCAAAACCGATTTGGTGGACCAGGACTGGCTGGATCTGGTGGAGGAGGATATCCTTAAATTCCTGCGCGGGACTTTCCTGGAACATGCTCCATTAGTTCGGTTTTCAGCGGTCACCGGCCAGGGGCGGGATGATTTGTTGGCTACCCTGAGCCGCTTGAGTCAAACCGTGGGGTCCAAACCAGCTACCGGGATCTTTCGGTTGCCCATTGATCGAGTGTTCACTATAAAAGGTTTCGGCACCGTGGTGACCGGCACTGCGATTTCCGGAGTGCTTCGGGTCGGAGAAACAGTCATGATTTACCCTCCGGGGCTGAAGGCGCGGGTGCGCAATCTGCAGGTACATGGGGCCAATGTGGAAGAGGCGCGAGCTGGGGCACGTACCGCTATCAATCTCCAGGGGTTAGAAAAATCAATCCTGGAGCGGGGTATGGTGGTGGCTACCCCTGATTCTTTGCAGCCCAGCCGGCGTTTGGATGCTCGTCTAAAAGTTCTCTCCAGTGCTCCCCAGCCTGTGAAAAACCGCCAACGGATCCGGCTGCATACCGGCACCGACGAGCAGACGGCGCAGATAATCATCCTTTCCCAGGAGGAATTGAAACCTGGGGAAGGTGGCTTTGTGCAATTCCGCCTGACCCGGCCACTGGCTCTTAAGCCCGGCGATCGTTTGGTAATTCGCCGCTTATCTCCGGCGCTTACTTTAGGAGGGGGCCAAATTCTGCATGTTCGTCCTCCCCACCATCGGCGGTTTCAGCCCGCGGTGCTGGAGGGCCTGACACTTCTGGAAACCGGCTCGGAGGCCGATCAGCTGCGCTTTTACCTGCAGGAGGCCGGGATCAGCGGCCGTTCTGGCCAGGAACTGGCCCAAGTGATCAATTTTGATCTCCAGGCTCTGAACCGGATGCTTGCTCAACTGGGTCAACAGGGACAGATTATCCCTTATGATGCGGAAAGCCGGCGATATGTTCTGGCCACCTGGGTCCAACAATTAAAGGATCAGATCCAGCAGCAATTGCATGAGTTTCACCAGCGGCAGCCTTTAAAAATGGGTCTGCCCAAGGAAGAGTTGCGCCGCAAACTACCGCCTGCCATGGACGTCCGACTTTTTAATTATATTTTGCAGGAGTTAGAACGCCAGCAACTGGTGGTGGTCGATCGGGAGCTGGTCCGTCAGGCCAGTCATCGCATCGTTTTGGCCGAAGAGCAGGAAAACCTGCTCCAGCTTTTGGAAAACCTCTATCAACAAGGCGGCCTGACTCCGCCCACCCTGAAAGATACCCTGGCTGTTCTCCATACCGACCAGTCTCGGGCCCAGGAGTTAATCAATCTTCTCGTTGCCCAGGCCCGGCTAGTCAAGGTCAAAGAAGGGCTGTTTTTCCATCAACAGACCATGGCTGCCCTCAAACATACCCTGGTGTGCTACCTTAAAGACCGGGGGGAGATCAGCGTGCCCCAGTTCAAGGAACTGACCAGCACCAGCCGCAAGTATACCATTCCCTTGCTGGAATATTTCGACGCAACCAGGATCACGGTTCGGGTCGGGGACTTGCGGCGGCTGCGTGAGGGCGGCTGA
- a CDS encoding TIGR03960 family B12-binding radical SAM protein yields the protein MAYNILKLIQNLEIETRTSKLDQLLALVQRPTRYLGSEINAVHKDPRAVSLRVALLFPDLYEIGMSHLGLGLLYQILNREPDIWAERAYAPAPDLEQQLRGRRLLLGSLESGTPLRQFDLVGVSLMYELGYTNLLTLLELGGIPWLAQERRGSDPVVIAGGPGCFNPEPVAPFFDAMVIGEGEEVILELAALVRAWKEARAGRAELWAALEELEGVYVPAFFDMDYDAQGYLRQIVPRGRRDRISKRLITDLNQLPLLTRPIVPYNQIVHDRLSVEIARGCTRGCRFCQAGMIYRPVRERTPEAVLEWIEQALAATGYEEVSLLSLSTGDYGCINPLLTTLMDRLEKRRVAVSLPSLRADTLTAELMSQINRVRKTGFTIAPEAGSQRLRQQLNKNLTDAEIIDTARQAFDLGWNLIKLYFMIGFPMETQEDLEGIAALSRQVLATGKNSNKSCHLHVSLNTMIPKPHTPLQWERQLSLAESRDRLNLTKNLVQGRSIAVKWNPATQSWLEGIMARGDRRLARVLMLAHGLGCRLDAWTEHFHLPRWQQAFQAAGVDPDFYLRERQMNELLPWDHIDSDLRREFLVTERQRAWQGQPTPDCRGDNCQDCGVCDLDRIRPRIFADVEEWPKPASVPRLVASQPVRYRLTYAKLHEARWFSHLELVNIFHRSLRRSGLPINFSQGFHPLPRVSFYSALPVGVESLEETLDLELTHNIPEATLLTRLNEVLPPNLNILTATRLLHKAPRPDRELSVYKVTSPEAMFTCQKLEHFLEQPQWLVTQHKPKKTRQIDVRPLVAGVRLQDDRHLELVLRHRDQGNLKASEIITAIFALPEETTRQLRIVKLKSS from the coding sequence ATGGCATATAATATTCTAAAATTAATTCAAAACTTAGAAATCGAGACTCGAACCTCGAAACTCGACCAGCTGCTCGCCTTGGTACAGCGACCGACCCGCTATCTAGGCAGTGAAATTAATGCCGTCCACAAAGACCCCCGGGCCGTCAGCCTACGGGTCGCCTTGCTTTTCCCTGATCTGTATGAGATCGGCATGTCGCACCTGGGGCTGGGACTGCTCTATCAGATTCTCAACCGTGAGCCAGACATCTGGGCGGAGCGGGCTTATGCTCCTGCCCCGGATCTGGAACAGCAACTCCGCGGTCGGCGTCTGTTGCTGGGCAGCCTGGAATCCGGCACCCCTCTGCGGCAGTTCGATCTGGTCGGGGTCAGCCTGATGTATGAGCTGGGATATACCAACCTTTTGACCTTGCTGGAACTGGGAGGTATCCCCTGGCTGGCCCAGGAACGCCGGGGAAGTGATCCGGTGGTCATCGCCGGCGGACCGGGCTGTTTCAATCCGGAACCGGTGGCCCCGTTTTTCGACGCCATGGTCATTGGCGAGGGCGAAGAAGTCATTCTGGAACTGGCGGCGTTGGTGCGGGCCTGGAAAGAGGCCAGGGCCGGGCGGGCAGAATTATGGGCCGCCCTGGAGGAACTGGAAGGGGTCTATGTCCCAGCCTTTTTCGATATGGATTATGATGCTCAGGGTTACCTGAGGCAGATCGTGCCCCGCGGTCGTCGGGACCGGATCAGCAAGCGTCTGATTACTGATCTCAATCAGTTGCCGCTCTTGACCCGTCCGATAGTCCCTTATAACCAGATTGTCCATGACCGTTTGAGTGTCGAGATTGCCCGAGGCTGTACCCGAGGCTGTCGCTTCTGCCAGGCCGGGATGATTTATCGGCCGGTGCGGGAGCGCACCCCGGAAGCGGTTCTGGAATGGATCGAACAGGCCCTGGCCGCTACCGGTTATGAAGAAGTGTCGTTATTATCTCTTAGCACCGGTGATTATGGCTGTATCAATCCATTGCTGACCACCCTGATGGACCGGCTGGAAAAACGGCGGGTGGCGGTCTCCTTGCCCTCGCTCAGGGCCGATACCTTAACCGCCGAGCTCATGAGCCAGATCAACCGGGTCCGCAAGACTGGCTTCACCATTGCCCCAGAGGCTGGCAGTCAGCGGTTGCGGCAGCAGCTTAACAAAAACCTGACCGACGCCGAGATTATCGATACGGCCCGCCAGGCCTTTGATCTGGGCTGGAATCTGATCAAGCTCTATTTTATGATCGGCTTTCCGATGGAGACCCAAGAGGACCTGGAGGGCATCGCCGCTTTGAGTCGCCAGGTGCTGGCCACCGGCAAGAACAGTAATAAATCCTGTCACCTGCACGTCAGCCTGAACACCATGATCCCCAAACCCCACACCCCGTTGCAATGGGAACGCCAGCTTTCTCTGGCAGAAAGTCGGGACCGTCTCAATCTGACCAAGAACTTGGTGCAAGGCAGGAGCATCGCAGTCAAGTGGAATCCGGCCACCCAGAGCTGGCTGGAGGGGATCATGGCGCGGGGGGACCGTCGCCTGGCCCGGGTGTTGATGCTGGCTCATGGTTTAGGCTGTCGATTAGATGCCTGGACCGAACATTTTCACCTGCCCCGCTGGCAGCAGGCCTTTCAAGCAGCCGGGGTTGACCCGGATTTCTATCTTCGGGAACGCCAGATGAATGAGCTGCTGCCCTGGGATCATATCGACAGCGACCTGCGGCGGGAATTTTTGGTAACAGAGCGCCAGCGCGCCTGGCAGGGCCAGCCAACCCCGGACTGTCGGGGAGACAACTGTCAGGATTGCGGCGTTTGCGACCTGGACCGGATCCGGCCGCGGATTTTTGCCGACGTCGAGGAATGGCCCAAACCAGCATCGGTGCCGAGGTTGGTGGCCAGCCAGCCGGTGCGTTACCGCCTGACCTATGCCAAGCTCCATGAAGCTCGCTGGTTCAGCCATCTGGAGTTGGTAAATATCTTTCATCGCAGCCTGCGGCGCTCTGGTCTGCCAATTAATTTTTCCCAGGGCTTTCACCCGTTGCCCCGGGTCTCTTTCTACAGTGCTTTACCGGTGGGAGTAGAAAGTCTGGAAGAAACTTTAGATCTGGAATTAACACATAACATCCCGGAGGCCACCCTGCTAACCAGGCTTAATGAGGTACTGCCGCCGAATCTGAATATTCTGACCGCGACCCGGTTGCTCCACAAGGCCCCCCGGCCGGACCGAGAGTTGAGTGTTTATAAGGTTACCAGCCCGGAGGCGATGTTTACTTGTCAGAAACTGGAACACTTCCTGGAGCAGCCCCAATGGTTGGTAACCCAGCACAAACCCAAAAAGACCCGCCAGATCGATGTTCGTCCTCTGGTGGCGGGCGTCCGCCTTCAGGATGACAGGCATCTGGAACTGGTGCTCCGGCATCGCGACCAGGGAAATCTTAAGGCTTCCGAGATCATCACGGCTATTTTTGCCCTGCCTGAGGAGACGACACGGCAATTAAGAATAGTTAAACTAAAAAGTTCCTGA
- a CDS encoding TIGR00725 family protein, with protein MSDLGSKIYIAVIGGGEVTSDLAGLAREVGQEIARQGAILLCGGLGGVMAAAARGVQEAGGVSIGILPGADRQAANPYLTYSIVTNLGHARNVLLAHSADALIAVDGSYGTVSEAAISLKLRKPVITLKVNWELPGLIPARNPKEAVSLALRSIKV; from the coding sequence ATGTCGGACTTGGGTTCTAAAATTTATATAGCAGTTATTGGCGGTGGTGAGGTGACATCCGACCTGGCGGGTTTGGCACGCGAGGTGGGCCAGGAGATCGCCCGCCAAGGAGCCATTCTGCTGTGTGGCGGTCTGGGCGGGGTCATGGCTGCCGCGGCCCGCGGGGTCCAGGAAGCCGGGGGAGTCAGCATCGGCATCCTGCCCGGGGCGGATCGACAGGCGGCCAATCCCTACCTGACCTATTCAATCGTCACCAATCTAGGTCACGCCCGCAATGTTTTACTGGCCCATAGCGCCGATGCCTTGATTGCGGTGGACGGCAGTTATGGCACCGTCTCAGAAGCGGCTATCTCCCTTAAATTGCGCAAACCGGTGATCACTCTAAAGGTTAACTGGGAATTACCCGGGTTAATTCCGGCCCGCAACCCCAAGGAAGCGGTATCTCTGGCCTTGCGCTCTATTAAAGTCTGA
- a CDS encoding M48 family metallopeptidase, translating to MVERRRVNIKIFLAAGLAALFFLLSACARAPFTGRRQLLLTSESQENALGYRAFQDISRKYPSCRDPEINALVQKVGHRIARAAARPDFRWDFKVYQDDKMANAFCLPGGKVGVFTGILKYTKDEGGMATVLAHEAAHAILRHAGERLSQSLLMQLGGIGLNVALQGQSPYLADAILQAYGLGATVGVLLPYSRTQEYEADRVGLILMAKAGYDPAQALEFWQRMLKSKKGKPQPPQFLSTHPTDADRIRQIKRTIAIARRYYHPQEDSFPQPSQPRKSLQLRRRTSPLVPFSVPWSRHRSYRLR from the coding sequence ATGGTTGAACGAAGACGCGTAAATATTAAGATATTCTTGGCTGCCGGACTGGCAGCGTTGTTCTTCCTGCTATCAGCCTGCGCCCGAGCTCCCTTTACCGGACGACGGCAACTGCTGCTGACCTCCGAATCACAGGAAAATGCTTTAGGCTACCGGGCCTTTCAGGATATCAGCCGCAAATATCCCTCTTGCCGAGACCCGGAGATCAATGCCCTGGTCCAAAAGGTCGGACACCGCATCGCCCGGGCGGCCGCGCGGCCGGATTTTCGCTGGGATTTTAAAGTCTATCAGGATGATAAGATGGCCAATGCCTTTTGCCTGCCCGGAGGCAAGGTTGGAGTGTTTACCGGAATCCTGAAATATACTAAGGATGAGGGGGGCATGGCCACGGTTCTGGCCCATGAAGCCGCCCATGCCATCCTGCGCCATGCTGGGGAACGTTTAAGCCAATCATTGTTGATGCAATTGGGCGGCATAGGCTTGAACGTGGCTCTACAGGGACAGAGTCCTTATTTAGCTGACGCCATATTACAGGCTTATGGCCTGGGGGCCACCGTAGGGGTTCTTTTGCCCTACAGCCGGACCCAGGAATACGAAGCGGATCGGGTAGGATTAATTCTGATGGCCAAAGCCGGCTATGACCCGGCCCAGGCCCTGGAGTTTTGGCAACGGATGCTGAAATCTAAGAAAGGAAAACCCCAGCCGCCGCAATTTCTGTCCACCCACCCCACAGACGCCGATCGCATCCGGCAGATCAAACGGACAATTGCGATAGCCCGGCGTTATTATCATCCCCAGGAAGACTCATTCCCTCAGCCCTCACAGCCCCGAAAATCTTTACAACTCCGCCGGCGGACCAGTCCGCTGGTCCCGTTTTCGGTGCCCTGGTCCCGGCATCGCAGCTATCGTCTGCGCTAA